The DNA sequence CATTTGTGTGGAAACCTCTTGTAGAAGGCAAGTTATATGCTTTCTAACTTTGGTCTATGgacatttggttggatttgtttGCCACTGCTATTTGGTCTGTTGGTCTCCATCATCTGCAATTAGTTTTCTTGAAGACTCTAGTTGAGGTATGGTTTTGGATCTCCTGctgattatttgaatttgaaattttggttgtCCTGTTGGTGCTCATGTGATGATGGTAAACTTGAGTGAAGGGCATATTTTTTGTATGTGGTATGTGAGACCTTGTTGCCAAATTTGTAATCAGTTTTGACTTGGAGAATGTGCCATGCTATGTGAATGAGTCTATTGGTGCAATTTAAGACCATGGTGTTTGTGAGCAGGTGGAGTTCGTTGTGTGTCCAACTTTGGTATGGTGTGCTTGATCTTTTGTCGGTGATATTGAAGAATTTCAATTCTTCGTTTGAATCaccttttgttttgatcaaggcacttatggtttgcaaatttggagaATACGGTAAAGAAATGGTCTACTTTTGTTGGCTTTGGTACAATTTGAGTCGAGGTGGAGATCATTATGAGTACCGAAAGTTTGGGGAATTTGATTTAGTTCCTGTTATCTTTAGTTTGTACTTTGGGTGCTTATGGTGATTGTTGATTCGATTCTCTGTGATGTTTTCGGaatttggccaaggtggagattgttggatagTGGCCAAATTAGTGGCCAACTTGGCATTCactttcggctaataaaatagaataaggaAAAGGGggacatcattatgatgtctaGCCCTTGATTTGTGGCTTTTACAAAGGCAAAGAATATGTGGCCTTGTGTGATGAGTGCAGCCGAAagagagaagaggagagagagaaggcggggccttttgtttatattaaggCATTTGGTTATGCCTTTGGATGAGGGGGGAGCGGCAGATGAGAGAAACCagggagagcattcggctctcccatttGAATATGAGCTGCTCCTTCCCACCATTTGTAATAATCCCATTTTGTTAGTAATCACTCAATCAAAGATGTGGTGCTACTTGTGTAgcttttgggagagaaggattttgatatgtgtttcttcttctccatttgtttcttagtttgagtgagagctattgattgtatgtgggatttgggtttgagagttaaaactctatttgtaatctccttttgatattagtggaatttcctcgccgtcgcggaactggacgtaggcttacgccgaaccagtataaatccttgtgttttgaattatttgtcttgtcatattttgccgttgtaacttattggtttcatatttgacgcttccgcacaacaattTTATGCGTGGGTAAAAGATGCCTCTATGTCGACGAGGTTGCAGTGCAAACTATGGGATTCGAGGTTTACAAGTGCGTGTTTGATGGTGAAGACGGATCTCTTGTGAACCGGATTTAGGTAAAAAGCATGGGAAATGAACCATGTGATATGGCTATTTACAATTTAGAGGACGAAACCATCACACAACATTACTCTATGAACACAAGCTCTCAGACAGCTTTGGTTGTGCCGCATTTTGATGGACTATGTTTGCTTCGGATCAAAGGATGATCTGGTCGCACTATTGGCCTAGTAGTAGGTGGGGTGACATAATTAACCAAATATGTTTGGCTGCGTATGATTGATTAATCTGCAATTTTAGGAGATCTGTTTGTGCTTAGATTCATTGCGGTGAGTGTTGGTTTTATTTAGTGCAAAAGAAATTGTAATTAGATATTGAAAATATGGTTTacagtttaattaaatttacacaAGGTACGTAACACACTTGCAAATCCATATATTTGTATTCCCACGAATAGATGGCATTCATCGCCAACAGTTGCTTGCAGCACATCAGCGTCGAGAAATTGCCACAGATGACATGATGATTAGCAGTAGAAGTACAGTTATGGCAATGAAGGAGCCAATGAGAGACCCGGAAATGCGCCCACAGAAGCTGTTGAACTGCTGACAGAATGCGAACCAGTTGGTGCTGGGGTTCCCGTAGTGCGCCAGGTACACTATGGCTGTAGCTGCTGAAGCTCCGGCAGTAACAAGCCCCATCATCACCTTCACAACATTTGTATTTACTTATTAAACAAAGTAGCATTTACCATTTGACAAAGGCTATACGATTGAGTGAATAAAAAGCCAAGGTAAGCTTAAATATTAGTTAGTTAGAGAAAGTGATTTCCGCATATCTATTTtcggtgaaaaaaaaaagagaaatggtGAGTGCGGAAATAACTTTCCATTAGTTATCAATGAATTCAACGTCTTTTACCGTGTCCGAGATGATCAAGATGATCCTACTGTTTACTGCTGCAGTCCAGATGATATGGACAATAGATACAGTAAGGGAAAGCACAAGGTAGGCACATACGATTGAATTGGTCATCACAAAGAACCTGTATGTGACATGAATCACAAAGTTTGAGCAATTTCGCtttggaaaaaagaaaatagtacCTTCAATTATTTTCGCAATAACAAAATATCCTTACGTTAACGTGGGAAGATCCTTGTACCGAGCCCTGAAGCGAATAAACCGCGTGGCGAAGGGAAGTGTTTCCCTGCTAGTTCCCATAGCTATGGCACTAGCTAATGTTCCGAGGACTGCAACTACTCGAAGAGTGAAGTCTAGAACAGCGAGTACTCTGCTCGCCTTGATTTTCGGGATCGGTTTCGAGGCTTCAGTAAACTTAACAACTGGTCCTCCTCCTGCCTTCATGTTTTTTTCTCAGCTATATTCTTTGAAGCTGAGCTCTACAGTGGGTGGTTCTGCTCTGGAGAAACGGGGGAAGGCATGCTTATATATGCTaatgtgcatgtcggagtgCAGCCTATGTTTGTCTAAGCATGCCATGTGTAAACCTCTGATAGGCTACAAgatatgttattttatttttacctgCTGCACTTGCTGTGTATATATTATTCTGAACCATGAGGATCATTTCTCCAACTCCAACAATGAACAGATAATACCATGAAATCTTGGGACATAGGTTTCTAGAGATTCTTGTGACATGTCCAGGTACTAGGAAAATGGCCAATGAGCTAGGATCATGAAGTCATCTGGAAATGCTGTGGAGAATGTTGTCACTGTTTTAGTGGGTTTGGTGCTTAGGTTCCAAACAtgtatatttctttttctttttggtgacAAAGCGGTATTTTAA is a window from the Malus domestica chromosome 16, GDT2T_hap1 genome containing:
- the LOC103402880 gene encoding casparian strip membrane protein 1, producing the protein MKAGGGPVVKFTEASKPIPKIKASRVLAVLDFTLRVVAVLGTLASAIAMGTSRETLPFATRFIRFRARYKDLPTLTFFVMTNSIVCAYLVLSLTVSIVHIIWTAAVNSRIILIISDTVMMGLVTAGASAATAIVYLAHYGNPSTNWFAFCQQFNSFCGRISGSLIGSFIAITVLLLLIIMSSVAISRR